The following nucleotide sequence is from Gemmatimonadota bacterium.
AGGGAGGGGTTACGACCGGCCAGCCGCTGGTGGTACGGGCAGCGATGAAGCCGCTCTCGACGCTGATGCAGCCCCTGCGCAGTGTAGACCTGCAAAGTGGCCAGCGCGCGGACGCGGTGCGCGAGCGTAGTGACGTGGTCGCACTCCCCGCTGCCGCCGTGGTCGGGGAAGCCATGGTCGCACTCGTGCTCGCCGATGCCGTCCTCGAGAAGTTCGGCGGCGACTCGATGACCGAGCTGCAGCGCAACTTCCAGGGATACCTCGAGCAGCTCGGCCGCCGCGCACCCCGGCGGTCCTGATGCGGGCGCGCCGGCCCGGCGGCCCACCGTCCCGGGTCGTGCTGCTCGGCTTCATGGCGTCCGGCAAATCGACCGTGGGCCGGCGACTGGCCCGACTGCTGCACTGGGACTTTGTCGACTTCGACGCCGAGATCGAGCGGCGCACTGGCCTGACCATCGCCGAGATCTTCCAGCAATTCGGCGAAGCCGGGTTCCGGGCCCTCGAGGCCGAGCTGACCGCGGAACTGGCCGGCAGCCAGCAGGTCGTGCTGGCGCCCGGCGGCGGCTGGATTACCCAGCCGGACTTGCTCGAGCGCCTCGCGCCACACAGCCTCGTGCTGTGGCTGCGCATCTCGCCCGAGGAGGCCCTGCGCCGGGCCAGGCGCGCGGCGACGCACCGGCCCCTGCTGGCCGGGCCCCAGCCGCTGCGCCGCGCCCGCGCGTTGCTCGCCCGGCGCGAGCCGCTCTACCGCCTGGCCGATTGGACTATTGACGTGGACGGCCGCAGGCCCGATCAAATAGCCAGGGAGATCGCGGCACGGATCCGGGCGGCGGGGGAAGCCGACGCGGGCTAGTGCTGGCGCACAGTCTCGGAGATGAGGAACGTATTGGTGAAACAAGACGTTGGATACGACCGGCCAATCCGGAGATGTCACGAGTGTAGGGGCAGCGGACGGCCAGGGGTGTGGGGATGACGCAGAGGAGTCGAAGCACGCGGCTGGTGATTGTCGAGTCACCCGCCAAAGCCAGGACGATCAGCAAGTATCTGGGGCCGGGCTACCGGGTGCGGGCCTCCGTAGGCCACGTCCGCGACCTGCCGGAGCGGGAGCTGGGCGTGGATATCGAACACGGTTTTGCGCCCACGTACGTCACGATCCGGGGCAAGGGGAAGGTGATCCAGGAGCTGCGGCGCGAGGCCGAATCCGTCTATGACGTGATCCTGGCCACGGACCCCGACCGGGAGGGGGAGGCGATTGCCTATCACGTGGCCGAGCAGCTCGGCTACTCGCCCGAGCGACGCGACGGCGATGGCCGGCGCTTTCGTCGTGTGCTCTTCCACGAAATTACCGCGGATGCCGTACACCGCGCGCTCGAGCGGCCGGGCGCCATTGATATGCGCAAGGTCGAGGCGCAGCAAGCGCGGCGCATCCTGGACCGCCTGGTCGGTTACCAGGTCAGCCCCTTGCTCTGGAAGCCGATCCGCCCGGGGCTCAGCGCAGGGCGCGTGCAGACCGTGGCGCTCCGTCTGCTGGTCGAACGGGAAGCGGAGATCCGCGGATTCCAGGCGGAGGAATACTGGTCGATAACGGCCCGGCTGGAGAAGGCTGCCGAGCGCTTCGAGGCAGGCCTCCACCACATTGAGGGCCAGACGTTCCGCTTGGAGGACGAGGCCGCCGCTTCGGCGGTCGTACGGGACCTGGCCGGCGTCGCCTTTGTGGTCAGTGAAGTCAAGCGGCGCGAGCGGGTGAAGAACCCGCCTGCGCCCTTCACCACCTCGACACTGCAGCAGGAAGCGGCCAAACGCCTGGGCTTTTCGGCACAAAAGACCATGCGCCTGGCGCAGCAGCTCTACGAGGGCGTGGAGCTGGGGCCGGCGGGCGCGGTCGGGCTCATCACCTACATGCGTACGGACTCGACGCGCGTCGCCCGCGGCGCCGCGGAAGCCGGCCGTAGCTGGGCCTCGGCGCGGTTCGGCACGGAGTTCGCCGCCGGGGCCGCGCGTCTCTGGGGCGGAAAGCAGCAGAGGGCGGCGCAGGAGGCGCACGAGGCGATCCGGCCTACGGACGTGGCCCACGAGCCCGAGCGCGTGCGCCGCCTGCTCGAGCGTGACCTCTACCGGCTTTACGAGCTGGTCTGGCTCCGCTTCGTCGCCGGGCAGATGGCCGCTGCCGTGTTCGACACGACCACGGTCGATTTTGATCTTGGCGGCGCGAGCGGCCGGCGCTACCTGTTCCGGGCCACGGGCTCGGTCCTCAAGTTTGCAGGCTTCACCCGCCTGTATCGGGAGGCGCAGGAGGAGGGCGACCATCGCACGCTCGAGGATGTCGAGCCGCTGCCCGAGCTGCGCGCCGGCGATGTCTGCCGGCTGCTCGACCTCGTGCCCGCGCAGCACTTCACGCAGCCGCCGCCACGCTACAGTGAGGCCAGCCTGGTCAAGGAGCTGGAGCGGCTGGGCATTGGCCGGCCGTCCACCTACGCGCAGATCATCTCGACGCTGGTCGAGCGAGAGTACGCCGAGCTGAAACAGAAGCGCTTCTACCCCACGACGCTGGGCGAGACCGTGGCGCGGGTGCTGGTGCGCGTGTTTCCGGACATCTTCGACGTGGACTTCACCAGTGAGATGGAAGCCGAGCTCGACCGCGTCGAGGAAGGCGAGCTGGACTGGCGCAAGGTGCTGGCGGACTTTTACGGGCCGTTCCAGCACCGGCTCCAGGAGGGCGAACGGAACACGGAGCAGATCGTGCGCGAGGTCGTTGCCGGGGAGGCCGGCGTCTGCCCCGAGTGCGGCCGCGAGCTGCTCGTGCGCTGGAGCCGCCGGGGGCGGTTCCTCGGCTGTACGGGCTACCCGGAGTGCCGCTATACCCGCCCCCTGGATGAGCGGGCCCGAACGGAGCCGCGACCTGTCGGCCGGCGCTGCCCCAGGTGTGGAGGCGAACTGCTCGAGCGCATGGGTCGGACCGGCGCCTTCATCGGCTGCAGCAACTATCCCGAATGCAGACACACAGAGCCCGTCACGATCCCCGGCCTGGTCTGCCCGCGCTGCGCCACGGGCGCGGTGGCGGAGAAGCGCACGCGGCGGGGCAAGGTCTTCTGGGGATGCACACGCTATCCGGAGTGCGACTGGTCCAGTTGGAACCGACCCGTCCCCGCCCCCTGTCCCGACTGCGGCGCGACCTTCCTCCTCGAGAAGAGCAGCAAGGCCCGCGGCAATTACCTGCAGTGCGCCACTTGCGGCGGCGTGTTCGCGCCGGATGGCATCTCGGGTGGCGGCGCGCCCGGCGCCGACGGCGGGGCATGAGCGTGCGCCCTATCCTCGTGGTCGGCGGCGGCCTCGCCGGCTGCGAGGCGGCCTGGCAGCTTGCCCAGCGCGGCCACGCCGTGCGCCTCATCGAGATGCGGCCCACCCGCCGGACGCCAGCCCACCAGACTGATCGGCTGGCCGAGCTGGTATGCACCAATTCCTTCAAGAGTGAGGAGTCGACCACGCCGCACGGCGTGCTCAAGGCCGAAATGCGCGCGCTCGGCTCGCTGCTGCTGCACGCGGCCGAGGATACGCGCGTACCCGCGGGGACTGCGCTCGCCGTGGACCGTGATCTCTTCGCCAGCCGCATGACGCGCTGGGTTTCGAGCCACCCCCGCATCCGCCTCGAGCGCCGCGAGATCACCGTGGTGCCGGACGAGCCCGTCATCATCGCCACGGGACCGCTGACCTCGGAGGCGCTAACCACGGCGATCCACGAGTTGCTGGGACAGGACGGGTTGGCGTTCTACGACGCTATTGCCCCCATCGTCAGTTTCGACTCCATCGACCTGGAACGTGCCTACTTTCGCTCGCGCTACGACAAGGGCGGAGGCGAGGACTACCTGAATTGTGGGCTGGACGAGGCAGAGTATCACGCCTTTCTCGAGGCCTTGCGGGCGGCCGACACCTATCCTGGCCACGACTGGGAGGAGATCGCTTACTTCGAGGGCTGCCTGCCCATCGAGGTCATGGCGGCGCGGGGCGAGGATACGCTGCGCTTCGGGCCCATGCGCCCCCTCGGGCTGCCGGACCCCGGCACGGGACGCGAGCCGT
It contains:
- a CDS encoding shikimate kinase; its protein translation is MRARRPGGPPSRVVLLGFMASGKSTVGRRLARLLHWDFVDFDAEIERRTGLTIAEIFQQFGEAGFRALEAELTAELAGSQQVVLAPGGGWITQPDLLERLAPHSLVLWLRISPEEALRRARRAATHRPLLAGPQPLRRARALLARREPLYRLADWTIDVDGRRPDQIAREIAARIRAAGEADAG
- the topA gene encoding type I DNA topoisomerase; its protein translation is MTQRSRSTRLVIVESPAKARTISKYLGPGYRVRASVGHVRDLPERELGVDIEHGFAPTYVTIRGKGKVIQELRREAESVYDVILATDPDREGEAIAYHVAEQLGYSPERRDGDGRRFRRVLFHEITADAVHRALERPGAIDMRKVEAQQARRILDRLVGYQVSPLLWKPIRPGLSAGRVQTVALRLLVEREAEIRGFQAEEYWSITARLEKAAERFEAGLHHIEGQTFRLEDEAAASAVVRDLAGVAFVVSEVKRRERVKNPPAPFTTSTLQQEAAKRLGFSAQKTMRLAQQLYEGVELGPAGAVGLITYMRTDSTRVARGAAEAGRSWASARFGTEFAAGAARLWGGKQQRAAQEAHEAIRPTDVAHEPERVRRLLERDLYRLYELVWLRFVAGQMAAAVFDTTTVDFDLGGASGRRYLFRATGSVLKFAGFTRLYREAQEEGDHRTLEDVEPLPELRAGDVCRLLDLVPAQHFTQPPPRYSEASLVKELERLGIGRPSTYAQIISTLVEREYAELKQKRFYPTTLGETVARVLVRVFPDIFDVDFTSEMEAELDRVEEGELDWRKVLADFYGPFQHRLQEGERNTEQIVREVVAGEAGVCPECGRELLVRWSRRGRFLGCTGYPECRYTRPLDERARTEPRPVGRRCPRCGGELLERMGRTGAFIGCSNYPECRHTEPVTIPGLVCPRCATGAVAEKRTRRGKVFWGCTRYPECDWSSWNRPVPAPCPDCGATFLLEKSSKARGNYLQCATCGGVFAPDGISGGGAPGADGGA
- the trmFO gene encoding methylenetetrahydrofolate--tRNA-(uracil(54)-C(5))-methyltransferase (FADH(2)-oxidizing) TrmFO, yielding MSVRPILVVGGGLAGCEAAWQLAQRGHAVRLIEMRPTRRTPAHQTDRLAELVCTNSFKSEESTTPHGVLKAEMRALGSLLLHAAEDTRVPAGTALAVDRDLFASRMTRWVSSHPRIRLERREITVVPDEPVIIATGPLTSEALTTAIHELLGQDGLAFYDAIAPIVSFDSIDLERAYFRSRYDKGGGEDYLNCGLDEAEYHAFLEALRAADTYPGHDWEEIAYFEGCLPIEVMAARGEDTLRFGPMRPLGLPDPGTGREPYAVVQLRREDRAGQMWNLVGFQTRLRTGEQRRVLRMIPALRQAEFLRYGSIHRNTYLNFPARLNSYGAPPQRPELIFAGQLTGVEGYTESAASGILAGMNLDRLLHGQAPTVPPPPTMLGALYAYLRQADPRAFQPMNSNFGLLEPLAVRVRDKQQRRQRLAERAATSFR